The segment GGAAGACGGGTGGACGGCTCGCCGGCCCTGGCGGCGGGGCCGGGTCGCGGGCCACGCTCCGGGGATGGCCGGGGCCGGCCGGCGCCCCGGGCGTCGCGGGACCGCCCTCGCGTGCGGGTGGCGGTGGGATCCCGCGCTGGTGTTCCTGGGGGCCCGGCCGCGTGGCCCGGTCTTTTTCCTCCGGTCCCCGGACGGCGCCCGCGTCCCTGTCCCGCGGCCCCCGCCGTGCGTGCTCGCCGgcccctccccgccgccgccggccTCGCCTCGCCTCTCCTCGTCCCGCGCGTGCGACCGCCCGCGTTCCCGTCCCCTGCCCGGGCCCGAGCCGGCCTCGCCTCGCCTTCACGTGGGTGTCGTCCCCCGGCCCCTGCCGGGCCGGTGGCGTCCCCGGGCGGAGCGGTGCAGTGCCCTCGGAAAGCCCTGAGcgaggggggcggggcgggggagcccCGCGCGCGTGAGGGCCGTGGGGGGGGGGCCGCCGGTGTGCGGCGGGAGAGTGTTCTCCCCGGGCCGGCTGCGGCTCCGGgggtggcggtggcggtggcCGCGAGCCCCGCGAGGGTGGGGGCGCCAGTCCTTCGTCGCGGGTGGCGCCGCGGGACCGCCCCTGTGCCGGGAGGGCCTGTGGCGGTGAGATCCCGCGGTGGGCCCCGGCGGCCGACTCGCGTCCCCTCCCCCGGCTCGCTTTGGGCCGTTCCCCTCGCGGTGGCGCGcggccaccccacccccgccgccggtTGCGCGGTGTCGGCCCCGCGTGGCCGCATCCCGTCGGTGCCCCTCTCCGCCCGTCCGTCCGCCTCGGTCCCCTCGCCGTCTGCTGCTCCCCGGGGCCGCGTGCCCTGGTGTGCCTCGCTTCCCGGGCCCGCCGCGGCCCCGATCCGTCGCCcgtgtcgccgccgccgccgccgccgccgccgccgtcgcgTGCCGGACGAGGGGGCGCCCCCGCCCCGGTGCGCTCGCCCGAGCGCGGGACGGGTCCCCGGTCTTGCCCCGCCGCGGGCCGGTCGCCGCGTCCTCGCCGCCCGGCGTCCCCCGCCCCGCTCTGGGGCGGGTGGACGGACGGACGCCGAGGGCGCGCGTCGGCCGTCCCCGGTGTGGCCCGGGCCGGgcgggatggaggagggagagagcaggGCGGCCCGCCGCCCTCCTCCCCGCcgcaccaccccgcccccccctcGTGCCTCCCGCGCGGTGGCGGCGACGCGCCGCGACCCTCGCGGACCCCGAGGGTGGGTCGCGCGGTCGGGCGTCCTCGCCGCGGGCGGGACCGGGGCGGTCGGGTCTCCCGGCCCGGCGAGCGCCCTTCCCGGCCCCCCCCTCCTCTCTCGGCTCCCTCGCCTCGCGGGGgtctgcctctccccaccccccccccccaccggcaCGCCCGGCTCCTCGTCGTCGCGCTCGCTTCCCCCTACCTGGTTGATCCTGCCAGTAGCATATGCTTGTCTCAAAGATTAAGCCATGCATGTCTAAGTACGCACGGCCGGTACAGTGAAACTGCGAATGGCTCATTAAATCAGTTATGGTTCCTTTGGTCGCTCGCTCCTCTCCtacttggataactgtggtaaTTCTAGAGCTAATACATGCCGACGGGCGCTGACCCCCTTCGCGGGGGGGATGCGTGCATTTATCAGATCAAAACCAACCCGGTCCGCCTCCTCCCGGCCCCGGCCGGGGGGCGGGCGCCGGCGGCTTTGGTGACTCTAGATAACCTCGGGCCGATCGCACGCCCCCCGTGGCGGCGACGACCCATTCGAACGTCTGCCCTATCAACTTTCGATGGTAGTCGCCGTGCCTACCATGGTGACCACGGGTGACGGGGAATCAGGGTTCGATTCCGGAGAGGGAGCCTGAGAAACGGCTACCACATCCAAGGAAGGCAGCAGGCGCGCAAATTACCCACTCCCGACCCGGGGAGGTAGTGACGAAAAATAACAATACAGGACTCTTTCGAGGCCCTGTAATTGGAATGAGTCCACTTTAAATCCTTCCGCGAGGATCCATTGGAGGGCAAGTCTGGTGCCAGCAGCCGCGGTAATTCCAGCTCCAATAGCGTATATTAAAGTTGCTGCAGTTAAAAAGCTCGTAGTTGGATCTTGGGAGCGGGCGGGCGGTCCGCCGCGAGGCGAGCCACCGCCCGTCCCCGCCCCTTGCCTCTCGGCGCCCCCTCGATGCTCTTAGCTGAGTGTCCCGCGGGGCCCGAAGCGtttactttgaaaaaattagAGTGTTCAAAGCAGGCCCGAGCCGCCTGGATACCGCAGCTAGGAATAATGGAATAGGACCGCGGTTCTATTTTGTTGGTTTTCGGAACTGAGGCCATGATTAAGAGGGACGGCCGGGGGCATTCGTATTGCGCCGCTAGAGGTGAAATTCTTGGACCGGCGCAAGACGGACCAGAGCGAAAGCATTTGCCAAGAATGTTTTCATTAATCAAGAACGAAAGTCGGAGGTTCGAAGACGATCAGATACCGTCGTAGTTCCGACCATAAACGATGCCGACTGGCGATGCGGCGGCGTTATTCCCATGACCCGCCGGGCAGCTTCCGGGAAACCAAAGTCTTTGGGTTCCGGGGGGAGTATGGTTGCAAAGCTGAAACTTAAAGGAATTGACGGAAGGGCACCACCAGGAGTGGAGCCTGCGGCTTAATTTGACTCAACACGGGAAACCTCACCCGGCCCGGACACGGACAGGATTGACAGATTGATAGCTCTTTCTCGATTCCGTGGGTGGTGGTGCATGGCCGTTCTTAGTTGGTGGAGCGATTTGTCTGGTTAATTCCGATAACGAACGAGACTCTGGCATGCTAACTAGTTAC is part of the Capra hircus breed San Clemente unplaced genomic scaffold, ASM170441v1, whole genome shotgun sequence genome and harbors:
- the LOC108634746 gene encoding translation initiation factor IF-2-like — protein: MDGGRRVDGSPALAAGPGRGPRSGDGRGRPAPRASRDRPRVRVAVGSRAGVPGGPAAWPGLFPPVPGRRPRPCPAAPAVRARRPLPAAAGLASPLLVPRVRPPAFPSPARARAGLASPSRGCRPPAPAGPVASPGGAVQCPRKALSEGGGAGEPRAREGRGGGAAGVRRESVLPGPAAAPGVAVAVAASPARVGAPVLRRGWRRGTAPVPGGPVAVRSRGGPRRPTRVPSPGSLWAVPLAVARGHPTPAAGCAVSAPRGRIPSVPLSARPSASVPSPSAAPRGRVPWCASLPGPAAAPIRRPCRRRRRRRRRRRVPDEGAPPPRCARPSAGRVPGLAPPRAGRRVLAARRPPPRSGAGGRTDAEGARRPSPVWPGPGGMEEGESRAARRPPPRRTTPPPPRASRAVAATRRDPRGPRGWVARSGVLAAGGTGAVGSPGPASALPGPPLLSRLPRLAGVCLSPPPPPTGTPGSSSSRSLPPTWLILPVAYACLKD